In one Magallana gigas chromosome 9, xbMagGiga1.1, whole genome shotgun sequence genomic region, the following are encoded:
- the LOC136271436 gene encoding uncharacterized protein, with translation MASKAADKHGMKAKHFFIQDKTIIDCKSTKSERYLYLSNEDPDDPKEFWCSFRELKKFCKIRHAWARTIHTFQGSETGAVVYYLGSSVSWQNWQHVYTAVTRGKKEVHILGTHLVLSKAIAAKPNVRWTSLKYQLNKILPDREQLNQSLQASIEDTDDHVLPFTQTNSFSMDKLEDETFTRIDLSPRKLDLQSPRAGPHGQQPSTSFVAASGLYRPRPLNFSPNLLPNSKQHFQRSKLSGLDATSTPLVRQTLNKFSNLSPVPKLDELASGNKSSNDSQWSEVDESMLLISEEQARNESLLENCGPLRSGREDG, from the exons ATGGCGTCCAAAGCTGCTGACAAACACGgca tgaaagccaaacatttttttattcaggaCAAAACGATAATCGATTGTAAAAGTACAAAAAGTGAGCGTTATTTGTACCTGTCCAATGAGGATCCAGACGATCCCAAAGAGTTCTGGTGCTCCTTCAGGGAACTGAAGAAATTCTGTAAAATCCGGCACGCTTGGGCAAGGACCATTCACACCTTCCAG GGATCTGAAACAGGGGCAGTGGTGTATTACTTGGGATCGAGCGTTTCTTGGCAGAACTGGCAGCACGTGTACACAGCAGTGACGAGGGGGAAGAAGGAGGTTCATATACTGGGCACCCATCTCGTGTTATCCAAAGCCATCGCCGCCAAACCCAACGTGAGATGGACAAGTCTGAAGTATCAGCTGAACAAAATTCTACCC GATCGAGAGCAACTGAACCAATCCTTGCAGGCGTCCATTGAAGACACGGATGACCATGTCCTTCCCTTCACTCAGACAAACAGCTTCTCCATGGATAAACTAGAAGATGAGACATTTACCAGAATTGATCTGTCCCCCAGAAAACTAGATCTTCAGAGCCCTAGGGCTGGGCCTCATGGTCAGCAACCCTCTACTTCTTTTGTTGCAGCCTCTGGGTTGTACAGGCCAAGACCTTTgaatttttctccaaatttaCTGCCGAATTCTAAGCAACATTTTCAGAGGTCCAAGCTCTCTGGTCTGGATGCTACCTCTACGCCCTTGGTTAGACAGACTCTGAATAAGTTCAGCAATTTAAGCCCAGTCCCAAAGCTTGATGAGTTGGCATCtggaaataaaagttctaaCGATAGCCAGTGGTCAGAAGTGGATGAAAGCATGCTTCTGATCTCAGAGGAACAGGCCAGGAACGAGTCATTGTTGGAAAACTGTGGTCCTCTACGCAGTGGAAGAGAGGATGGATAA